The following proteins are co-located in the Halarcobacter sp. genome:
- a CDS encoding PhnD/SsuA/transferrin family substrate-binding protein, whose amino-acid sequence MKTRLISLFILLSLVANFLKANDYLDNNYSFGVIISKYDKIRQNKIKSVVTRISKQFQTLNEDNYFVDVTFLDNNKKLFDSYINYSKYNSIITYASFYLRDRKRLKESSQYYFTFDYNKEFQQYVLLVNNKSNIKSIRDLKGKNFSTFVANDNYSDWLDYITLKELHKPYKQIVKNIKEVQSDSTLVLDLYFNKSDFSVIRKSAYNDIVALNPAIKKRVSILKESKPIFLFGLGLMHKNVSKKIINGFDKIVKDGTFDKDYQSLLELLGNVKIKRIYPEDLFELEKFYDEYIELKRKY is encoded by the coding sequence TTGAAAACCAGACTTATTAGTCTTTTTATTTTATTATCTCTAGTAGCAAACTTTTTAAAAGCTAATGATTATTTAGATAATAATTATAGCTTTGGTGTAATAATAAGTAAATATGATAAAATACGACAAAATAAAATAAAAAGTGTTGTGACGAGAATTTCAAAACAATTTCAAACTCTAAATGAGGATAATTATTTTGTAGATGTTACTTTTTTAGATAATAATAAAAAACTCTTTGATAGTTATATTAATTACTCAAAATATAATTCAATTATTACTTATGCAAGTTTCTATTTAAGAGATAGAAAAAGGCTAAAAGAATCTTCTCAGTATTATTTTACTTTTGATTATAATAAAGAGTTTCAACAATATGTTTTACTTGTAAATAATAAATCTAATATTAAATCTATAAGAGATTTAAAAGGTAAAAACTTTTCTACCTTTGTAGCAAATGATAATTATTCGGATTGGCTTGATTATATAACCCTTAAAGAGTTACATAAACCATACAAGCAGATTGTAAAAAATATTAAAGAAGTGCAAAGTGATTCTACATTAGTTTTGGATCTTTATTTTAATAAATCAGATTTTTCTGTTATAAGAAAAAGTGCTTATAATGATATTGTAGCATTAAATCCTGCAATTAAAAAAAGAGTATCAATTCTAAAAGAATCTAAACCAATATTTCTTTTTGGATTAGGATTAATGCACAAAAATGTAAGTAAAAAGATAATTAATGGATTTGATAAAATAGTAAAAGATGGAACATTTGATAAAGACTATCAATCTTTATTAGAATTATTAGGAAATGTAAAAATTAAAAGAATATATCCAGAAGATTTATTTGAATTAGAAAAATTTTATGATGAATATATAGAACTGAAAAGAAAGTATTAA
- a CDS encoding TolC family protein, whose product MKKIIISSLLLINSLISKEVEVDLNKAIDLAIQNNAMNRISKLNLQMADAQYQQALSANYPSLDAIFYANRDKNDTIFQQRGYFTLSSEYSKIFALANTLNIPAGAARDAAQATISAMPANAFPQGQINADIDSIAKGRDTVVGQLEVNYPLYTGGKISSIIEQARLNKDIKREAINRDENSVVYDVKKYFYGYVLTNELYNLVDGIYSNMKFSRDLTKDFLENGTSLEIKKTDYLNIKLLTSLIESTRAKIDLNRKMLEGAIANVMGLKYNDTIKIVYEEQKILKQNIALQELVKEAMRLNPDVKTINLALKIKDEQIKEKKADYYPMVNVFGNISHTYNSYEYGYLNEDDENRWSIGLAVKMNLFNGFKTKNEVIEKRVDKSIINEKKLFLEDAVALQLKNEFIKSSIGFNQVQILKDAVKTAKENSKMNFKGYQYEMVEARDLVQSQLMEVYVKSDYLKNVHDYLLSLATIDKLVGREIENQTY is encoded by the coding sequence TTGAAGAAGATAATTATTTCATCATTGTTATTAATAAATTCACTTATCTCAAAAGAAGTGGAAGTAGATTTAAATAAGGCTATTGATTTAGCTATACAAAATAATGCAATGAATAGAATCTCTAAGTTAAATTTACAAATGGCAGATGCCCAATATCAACAGGCATTAAGTGCAAATTATCCCAGTCTTGATGCAATTTTTTATGCAAATAGAGATAAAAATGACACTATATTTCAACAAAGAGGATATTTTACTTTATCTTCAGAATATTCAAAAATATTTGCATTAGCTAATACTTTAAATATTCCAGCAGGTGCTGCAAGAGATGCTGCACAAGCAACTATATCTGCTATGCCAGCAAATGCTTTTCCTCAAGGTCAAATTAATGCAGACATAGATAGTATTGCAAAAGGTAGAGATACTGTTGTTGGTCAACTTGAAGTAAATTACCCCTTGTACACAGGTGGAAAAATATCTTCTATTATTGAACAAGCTAGGTTAAATAAAGATATTAAAAGAGAAGCAATAAATAGAGATGAAAATAGTGTTGTTTATGATGTAAAAAAATATTTTTATGGATATGTTCTTACTAATGAATTATATAATCTAGTTGATGGTATATACTCAAATATGAAATTTAGTAGAGATTTAACAAAAGATTTTTTAGAAAATGGTACATCTTTAGAGATTAAGAAAACAGATTATTTAAATATTAAGTTACTTACCTCTTTGATTGAATCAACAAGGGCAAAAATTGATTTAAACAGGAAAATGTTAGAGGGTGCAATTGCTAATGTAATGGGACTTAAATATAATGATACTATAAAAATTGTATATGAAGAACAAAAAATACTTAAACAAAACATTGCTTTACAAGAGCTTGTAAAAGAAGCTATGAGGTTAAATCCTGATGTAAAAACTATAAATTTAGCATTAAAAATTAAAGATGAGCAAATAAAAGAAAAAAAAGCAGATTATTATCCTATGGTAAATGTTTTTGGAAATATAAGTCATACTTACAACTCATATGAATATGGTTATTTAAATGAAGATGATGAAAATAGATGGAGTATAGGGCTAGCTGTAAAAATGAATCTATTTAATGGGTTTAAAACAAAAAATGAAGTTATTGAAAAAAGAGTTGATAAAAGTATAATAAATGAAAAGAAGTTGTTTTTAGAAGATGCTGTTGCATTACAACTTAAAAATGAGTTTATAAAAAGTTCAATTGGGTTTAATCAAGTGCAAATACTCAAAGATGCAGTTAAAACTGCAAAAGAGAATAGTAAAATGAATTTTAAAGGTTATCAATATGAAATGGTTGAGGCTAGAGATTTAGTTCAATCTCAACTAATGGAAGTATATGTAAAATCTGATTATTTAAAAAATGTTCATGATTATTTACTATCTTTAGCAACAATAGATAAATTAGTGGGTAGAGAAATTGAAAACCAGACTTATTAG
- the tgt gene encoding tRNA guanosine(34) transglycosylase Tgt, which translates to MKFKIDGKSYHKARACTIETAHSTIQTPVFMPVGTQGTVKALDANDMLSLGAKIILGNTYHLYLRPGSKLVKKFGGLHGFSKFPNSFLTDSGGFQAFSLSDNSKPDENGITFKSHIDGSKHYFTPQSVLDTQYDLGSDIMMILDDLVALPNTKERIKKSIERTTKWAKEAITYHKEQQSRGIGVNQNIFAIIQGGTDKEFRQLSAEQLCALTDFDGYAIGGLSVGEPNQDMYETVEWTTNFMPEDKPRYLMGVGTPEDLIENIERGVDMFDCVMPTRNARNGTLFTSFGRVNIKKATFKEDEAPIDPECDCYTCKNFTRAYMNHLFRAGEITYFRLASLHNIHYYLTLMKQAREAILADNWIEFKKEFYAKRGVSQEQA; encoded by the coding sequence ATGAAATTTAAAATTGACGGAAAGTCATATCACAAAGCAAGAGCTTGTACTATTGAAACAGCACATAGTACTATTCAAACTCCTGTTTTTATGCCTGTTGGTACACAAGGAACTGTGAAGGCACTTGATGCAAATGATATGTTAAGTTTAGGTGCAAAAATAATTTTAGGCAACACCTACCATTTATACTTAAGACCAGGTAGCAAACTAGTTAAAAAGTTTGGAGGACTGCATGGTTTTTCAAAGTTTCCAAACTCCTTTTTAACTGATAGTGGTGGGTTTCAAGCTTTCTCTTTAAGTGATAACTCAAAGCCAGATGAAAATGGAATTACTTTTAAATCTCATATTGATGGAAGTAAACACTACTTTACTCCACAAAGTGTTTTAGATACACAATACGATTTAGGCAGTGATATTATGATGATTTTAGATGATTTAGTTGCATTACCAAATACAAAAGAAAGAATCAAAAAATCTATTGAAAGAACAACAAAATGGGCAAAAGAAGCAATAACTTACCATAAAGAACAACAATCACGTGGTATAGGTGTAAACCAAAATATTTTTGCAATTATCCAAGGTGGTACAGATAAAGAGTTTAGGCAATTAAGTGCCGAGCAACTTTGTGCACTTACAGATTTTGATGGTTATGCAATTGGTGGATTAAGTGTTGGAGAACCAAATCAAGATATGTATGAAACTGTTGAGTGGACTACAAATTTCATGCCAGAAGATAAACCAAGATATCTTATGGGCGTTGGTACACCTGAAGATTTAATTGAAAACATCGAAAGAGGTGTTGATATGTTTGATTGTGTTATGCCAACAAGAAATGCAAGAAATGGAACACTTTTTACAAGTTTTGGTAGAGTAAATATCAAAAAAGCAACTTTCAAAGAAGATGAAGCACCAATTGACCCCGAATGTGATTGTTATACTTGTAAAAACTTTACAAGAGCATATATGAACCATCTTTTTAGAGCTGGGGAAATTACATATTTTAGATTAGCATCATTACACAATATCCACTACTATTTAACCCTAATGAAACAAGCTAGAGAAGCAATTTTAGCTGATAATTGGATAGAATTTAAAAAAGAGTTTTATGCTAAAAGAGGTGTTTCGCAAGAGCAAGCTTAA
- the gatC gene encoding Asp-tRNA(Asn)/Glu-tRNA(Gln) amidotransferase subunit GatC: MTVDDKLIDKLAKLSSLEIEESKKENLKSELADIINFVENLNEIDVSNIEATFNTVEGGTPLREDEAKQDLELSNHILKHAPQSEDGYFIVPKIIE; the protein is encoded by the coding sequence ATGACTGTTGATGACAAACTAATAGATAAGTTAGCTAAGCTATCAAGCCTAGAGATTGAAGAATCAAAAAAAGAAAACCTTAAATCTGAACTTGCAGATATTATCAACTTTGTTGAAAATCTAAATGAGATCGATGTTTCAAATATTGAAGCAACATTTAATACTGTTGAGGGTGGTACACCATTAAGAGAAGATGAAGCTAAACAAGATTTAGAGTTATCAAATCATATTTTAAAACATGCACCACAATCTGAAGATGGGTATTTTATAGTTCCAAAAATTATTGAGTAA
- a CDS encoding arsenate reductase family protein, translating to MSYKIYGIKTCNSVRSALKFFKDNNIEVEFCDLRKEPPSSEEVKFWVDKAGIDTVFNNKGAKYRDLKLKELNLDDNGKFEWLCKEPMLVKRPVVVFDNNVLVGFKEDIYKETFK from the coding sequence ATGTCATATAAAATTTATGGAATAAAAACTTGTAACTCAGTAAGAAGTGCACTAAAGTTTTTCAAAGACAACAATATAGAAGTTGAGTTTTGTGATTTAAGAAAAGAACCACCTTCATCTGAAGAAGTAAAATTTTGGGTTGATAAAGCAGGGATAGACACTGTTTTTAATAATAAAGGTGCAAAATATAGAGACCTAAAACTAAAAGAGTTAAATCTTGATGATAATGGTAAATTTGAATGGTTATGTAAAGAACCAATGCTTGTAAAAAGACCTGTAGTAGTTTTTGATAACAATGTACTAGTTGGTTTCAAAGAAGATATCTACAAAGAAACTTTCAAATAA